One window of the Cryptomeria japonica chromosome 7, Sugi_1.0, whole genome shotgun sequence genome contains the following:
- the LOC131049624 gene encoding WUSCHEL-related homeobox 8 isoform X2 yields the protein MTSNRHWPNLFKLKPSTSQHQWHQMTTSSNISGPNLSSNEGTSSREEEREREKEKEKERNPDPKPRWNPKPEQIRILESIFNSGMVNPPREEIQKIRMQLQEYGQVGDANVFYWFQNRKSRTKQKQRHLQASAEKSSKPSATGQRCFDQYGVTHPNNNTSSFIGELPSSLLPCSASFPMQYLGYQQTEGINTAQYLNMEVAQMWNEESGVSSSNASSFTVFINDVPIDVPMGPINVKALFGPNAVLFHSYGQPVIMDEQGFTLQALQQGATYYLMQI from the exons ATGACTTCCAACAGGCATTGGCCAAATCTCTTCAAATTGAAGCCCTCAACTTCTCAACATCAATGGCATCAAATGACCACCTCTTCAAACATCTCCGGCCCAAACTTGTCCTCTAATGAAG GAACATCGTCacgggaggaagagagagagagggagaaggagaaggagaaagagaggaACCCAGACCCAAAACCCAGATGGAATCCTAAGCCAGAGCAGATTCGAATTCTGGAGAGCATATTCAATTCTGGTATGGTGAATCCTCCGAGAGAAGAGATACAGAAGATCAGGATGCAACTTCAAGAATATGGCCAAGTGGGAGATGCCAATGTTTTCTACTGGTTTCAGAACAGAAAATCCCGAACCAAGCAAAAACAACGCCATCTTCAGGCTTCTGCTGAAAAATCCTCTAAACCCTCTGCCACTGGGCAAAGATGTTTTGACCAATATGGTGTTACCCATCCCAATAACAATACAAGCTCTTTCATTGGAGAACTGCCTTCCTCTCTGCTGCCTTGTTCTGCCTCATTTCCAATGCAGTACTTGGGTTATCAGCAGACTGAGGGAATTAATACTGCGCAATACCTCAACATGGAAGTAGCACAAATGTGGAATGAAG AATCGGGAGTGAGCAGCTCGAATGCTTCTTCATTCACCGTTTTTATCAATGATGTTCCAATCGATGTTCCAATGGGTCCTATCAATGTGAAGGCCCTCTTCGGTCCAAATGCTGTTCTGTTTCATTCCTACGGCCAACCAGTAATAATGGATGAACAGGGATTCACTTTGCAAGCCCTGCAACAAGGAGCTACGTATTACTTG ATGCAAATATGA
- the LOC131049624 gene encoding WUSCHEL-related homeobox 8 isoform X1 encodes MTSNRHWPNLFKLKPSTSQHQWHQMTTSSNISGPNLSSNEGTSSREEEREREKEKEKERNPDPKPRWNPKPEQIRILESIFNSGMVNPPREEIQKIRMQLQEYGQVGDANVFYWFQNRKSRTKQKQRHLQASAEKSSKPSATGQRCFDQYGVTHPNNNTSSFIGELPSSLLPCSASFPMQYLGYQQTEGINTAQYLNMEVAQMWNEGTSYTGNIHGMSNVPQNQQTYSSFLHNEGQAYPPYMDHLAAAETFKPHQNLLSPPLNDSTIIHSGAESGVSSSNASSFTVFINDVPIDVPMGPINVKALFGPNAVLFHSYGQPVIMDEQGFTLQALQQGATYYLMQI; translated from the exons ATGACTTCCAACAGGCATTGGCCAAATCTCTTCAAATTGAAGCCCTCAACTTCTCAACATCAATGGCATCAAATGACCACCTCTTCAAACATCTCCGGCCCAAACTTGTCCTCTAATGAAG GAACATCGTCacgggaggaagagagagagagggagaaggagaaggagaaagagaggaACCCAGACCCAAAACCCAGATGGAATCCTAAGCCAGAGCAGATTCGAATTCTGGAGAGCATATTCAATTCTGGTATGGTGAATCCTCCGAGAGAAGAGATACAGAAGATCAGGATGCAACTTCAAGAATATGGCCAAGTGGGAGATGCCAATGTTTTCTACTGGTTTCAGAACAGAAAATCCCGAACCAAGCAAAAACAACGCCATCTTCAGGCTTCTGCTGAAAAATCCTCTAAACCCTCTGCCACTGGGCAAAGATGTTTTGACCAATATGGTGTTACCCATCCCAATAACAATACAAGCTCTTTCATTGGAGAACTGCCTTCCTCTCTGCTGCCTTGTTCTGCCTCATTTCCAATGCAGTACTTGGGTTATCAGCAGACTGAGGGAATTAATACTGCGCAATACCTCAACATGGAAGTAGCACAAATGTGGAATGAAGGTACATCATATACTGGCAATATTCATGGAATGTCCAATGTACCTCAGAATCAACAGACCTATTCTTCATTTCTACACAATGAAGGACAAGCTTATCCTCCATATATGGATCACCTTGCAGCAGCTGAGACCTTTAAACCCCACCAAAATCTCTTATCACCGCCTCTGAATGACAGCACTATTATTCATTCAGGCGCCG AATCGGGAGTGAGCAGCTCGAATGCTTCTTCATTCACCGTTTTTATCAATGATGTTCCAATCGATGTTCCAATGGGTCCTATCAATGTGAAGGCCCTCTTCGGTCCAAATGCTGTTCTGTTTCATTCCTACGGCCAACCAGTAATAATGGATGAACAGGGATTCACTTTGCAAGCCCTGCAACAAGGAGCTACGTATTACTTG ATGCAAATATGA